Below is a window of Hydrogenimonas sp. SS33 DNA.
CCTGCAAAAGCCGCCGAAACGGAGCCGTGAGATTAACGAAGCGGAGATCGACGCGAAGATCAAGGACCTTCTGGATAAACTGGCGAAGTTCAAGATCGAAGGGGATGTGGTCCGCACCTACGCCGGGCCCGTCGTCACCACTTTCGAATTCAAACCTGCCGCCCATATCAAAGTCTCCAAAATCCTCAACCTCCAGGACGACCTGGCCATGGCCCTCAGGGCCCAGACCATCCGCATCCAGGCGCCGGTGCCGGGCAAGGATGTGGTGGGCATCGAAATCCCCAACAAGCAGATCGAAACGATCTACCTGCGGGAGATTCTGGAGAACGACATTTTCAAAAAGTCAAAATCACCCCTGACGATCGCACTGGGCAAGGATATCGTCGGCAAACCGTTCGTCACCGACCTGGCGAAACTGCCCCACCTGCTCATTGCCGGTACCACGGGCAGCGGCAAGAGCGTGGGTATCAACGCCATGATTTTGAGCCTGCTCTACCGCAACTCCCCGGACCAGCTCAAGCTGATGATGATCGACCCCAAGATGCTGGAATTTTCCATCTACAACGACATCCCCCATCTTCTCACGCCGGTCATTACCCAGCCCAAAAAGGCGATCGTGGCGCTGTCGAACATGGTGGGCGAGATGGAGCGGCGCTACCAGCTCATGAGCCAGACCAAAACCAAAAACATCGAAACCTACAATGCCAAGGCACGGAAGGAGAAGCGGGAGGAGCTGCCCTACATCGTCGTCGTCATCGACGAGCTGGCCGACCTGATGATGACGGGAGGCAAGGATGTGGAATTCTCCATCGCCCGTCTGGCCCAGATGGCCCGCGCCAGCGGTATCCATCTCATCGTCGCTACCCAACGCCCCAGTGTCGACGTTGTGACGGGGCTCATCAAGGCCAACCTGCCTTCGCGCATCAGCTACAAAGTGGGGCAGAAGATCGACTCCAAGGTCATTCTCGACGCCCTGGGCGCCGAATCGCTCCTTGGAAGGGGGGACATGCTCTTCACGCCTCCGGGCGGCGGCGGTCTCATCCGCCTCCACGCCCCCTGGAGTAGCGAGCAGGAGATCGAGACGATCGTCGAGTTTCTCAAATCCCAGCGTGAGGCGGAATACGACGAGCATTTCCTGATGGAAGAAGAGGGCGACAGCGCCGCGGGCGGCAGCGGCACCGTCGACGACATCGACCCCCTCTTCGAAGAGGCGAAGCAGATCGTCCTGAGCGATCGCAAAAGCTCCATCAGCTATATCCAGCGCCGCCTGCAGATCGGCTACAACCGGGCGGCCCGCATCGTCGAACAGCTCGAAAAGATGGGCGTCCTCTCCGCTCCCAACGCCAAGGGGAACCGGGAGATTCTTCAGTAGAAGCGTTCGCTCCTACTCCTTTCCCCGTCATTTTGTCACCTTTTCACACATCGGGAAAAATTTGTGTTACCCTGCGTTACATTGCCTCTCCATCCGAAAACCATTGAGGTAAAATAGAGCCGACAAACCAAACCTAAGGAGAAAGAATGGGTTTTCTGGCCGATTATGAAAAGCATGTCGAAGAGCGTGCGAAACTGGGAGTTCCTCCGCTGCCGCTGACGGCGGAACAGACCGCCCAGGTCATCGAACTGCTCAAAGAGATTCCGATCGTCGAGGAGGAGAAACTTCTCGACCTTCTCCAAAACCGCGTCCCCCCGGGTGTTGACGATGCGGCCTACGTGAAAGCGGCCTTTCTGAACGACATCGTCCAGGGCCATGCCAATACGGCGGCCATCTCCCCGCTTCATGCGGTCAAAATGCTGGGAATGATGCTGGGCGGCTTCAACGTCAAACCCCTCATCGAAGCCCTCAAGCACGAAGATGAAGAGATCGCCCAGGAGGCGGCCAACCAGCTCAAGCATACGCTGCTGGTCTACGACAGCTTCAACGATGTGAAGGAACTGGCGGAGCAGGGCAACAAATACGCCAAAGAGGTGATGGAGAGCTGGGCGAACGCCGAGTGGTTCACCAGCCGCCCCGAACTGCCCGAAGAGATTACCGTCACCGTCTTCAAAGTTCC
It encodes the following:
- a CDS encoding DNA translocase FtsK 4TM domain-containing protein gives rise to the protein MVGSFGTYLGSHNVELFGYLAYADFLFLLYPLYRLYKMRSLRDFHIDTFAAWLLFLFSLLILQALVVSPPMRGWIGASIVDFLHPYIGNAGVWLFWLMTLTLSGLILWGEKMHWHFSTLGSRFPAKKRHPEPRGQEAFDREEAFAAPVETKTEFEEEETPLEPEPAETAETEAETPPFDIEDQEEKEPQIKLIKRPKTPSKKEEAPEPAHAEVEIVHEIEENKALLKQIELGEQAKPKNFVLPKLDFLQKPPKRSREINEAEIDAKIKDLLDKLAKFKIEGDVVRTYAGPVVTTFEFKPAAHIKVSKILNLQDDLAMALRAQTIRIQAPVPGKDVVGIEIPNKQIETIYLREILENDIFKKSKSPLTIALGKDIVGKPFVTDLAKLPHLLIAGTTGSGKSVGINAMILSLLYRNSPDQLKLMMIDPKMLEFSIYNDIPHLLTPVITQPKKAIVALSNMVGEMERRYQLMSQTKTKNIETYNAKARKEKREELPYIVVVIDELADLMMTGGKDVEFSIARLAQMARASGIHLIVATQRPSVDVVTGLIKANLPSRISYKVGQKIDSKVILDALGAESLLGRGDMLFTPPGGGGLIRLHAPWSSEQEIETIVEFLKSQREAEYDEHFLMEEEGDSAAGGSGTVDDIDPLFEEAKQIVLSDRKSSISYIQRRLQIGYNRAARIVEQLEKMGVLSAPNAKGNREILQ